The Gymnogyps californianus isolate 813 chromosome Z, ASM1813914v2, whole genome shotgun sequence genome has a window encoding:
- the ARL14EPL gene encoding ARL14 effector protein-like, with protein MSDHAEENCKKSNSAQETSAEGNVSAAKDCSVTQKQLQQLEKQLKCLAFQNPGPQVADFNPETREQKKKARMSQMKQDFFYKPKITKKYDKHGRLLCNNIDLCDCLEKNCLGCFYPCPKCNSNKCGPECRCNRKWVYDTIATEAGNVISVLPFFVPD; from the exons ATGAGTGATCACgcagaagaaaactgcaagaaaagcaattctGCCCAGGAAAcatctgcagaaggaaatgtcTCTGCTGCTAAGGACTGCTCAGTAACACAAAAGCAATTG CAACAACTTgagaaacaattaaaatgcTTAGCCTTTCAAAATCCAGGACCTCAGGTAGCTGACTTCAATCCTGAAACtagagagcagaaaaagaaagcgCGCATGTCACAGatgaaacaagattttttttataagccCAA AATTACAAAGAAGTATGACAAACATGGCAGGCTGCTTTGTAATAACATCGATTTGTGTGATTGCCTGGAAAAGAATTGCCTGGGTTGCTTCTATCCTTGCCCCAAATGCAATTCAAACAAATGTGGACCAGAATGTCGCTGCAATAGGAAATGGGTTTACGATACAATTGCGACTGAAGCTGGGAATGTGATCAGCGTGTTGCCATTTTTTGTCCCTGACTGA